A single genomic interval of Osmia lignaria lignaria isolate PbOS001 chromosome 9, iyOsmLign1, whole genome shotgun sequence harbors:
- the Psq gene encoding pipsqueak isoform X2: protein METDRYWGVHYSGGMAGQHYCLRWNNYQSNMTSVFHQLLQTEAFVDVTLACNEASLKAHKVVLSACSSYFQKLLLSNPCKHPTIIMPQDVCFNDLKFIIEFVYRGEIDVSQAELQSLLKTADQLKIKGLCEVPESRDGPPSVSLSSPPREPGTPRINFTKLKRHHPRYKRARTSFEPRATDSRHYDRYKEEESNENYNRENKENHRDWQAEDEECTEGTTAAVALETCQRNNNNNNINNSNNNNNNGSNSSNSNGTNNNNGLGHYGHHPDPGDVDLPPETQPTPPSATLVGTTITHLRDPDHHATEIQNCDSVKIKFETLHTMDSSDTIDIDSHMSDRASVSSKNAADNDNMMMITPELLGLMPSGSSVHSDSGENNSRGHSGQSSSHHHGSKSWTQEDMDAALEALRNHDMSLTKASATFGIPSTTLWQRAHRLGIDTPKKDGPTKSWSDESLNNALEALRTGTISANKASKAYGIPSSTLYKIARREGIRLAAPFNASPTTWSPADLDRALEAIRSGQTSVQRASTEFGIPTGTLYGRCKREGIELSRSNPTPWSEDAMTDALEAVRLGHMSINQAAIHYNLPYSSLYGRFKRGKYEEPAVGDLSQDGSNPHFHQSPTQNHSSAVPDQMPYQGS from the exons ATGGAGACGGATCGTTATTGGGGCGTGCACTACAG CGGCGGTATGGCCGGGCAGCACTACTGCCTGCGCTGGAACAATTACCAATCAAACATGACGTCCGTTTTCCACCAACTCCTTCAAACGGAAGCCTTCGTGGACGTCACGCTAGCGTGTAACGAGGCTTCCTTGAAGGCGCACAAG GTGGTATTGTCAGCCTGCAGTTCCTACTTTCAAAAGCTTCTGCTCTCGAACCCGTGCAAGCATCCGACAATCATCATGCCACAGGACGTTTGTTTCAATGATCTCAAGTTCATCATTGAGTTTGTCTACAGGGGCGAAATCGACGTGTCACAGGCGGAACTTCAG TCACTGTTGAAAACAGCCGATCAGCTCAAAATCAAGGGTCTCTGCGAGGTTCCGGAAAGCAGAGACGGTCCACCATCAGTTAGTCTGAGTTCGCCACCAAGAGAACCCGGCACTCCTAGAATAAATTTCACCAAACTGAAACGACACCATCCGAGGTACAAGAGAGCCAGAACGAGCTTTGAGCCTCGCGCGACAGATTCAAGGCACTACGACAGATACAAAGAAGAGGAGTCGAACGAAAATTACAATCGAGAGAACAAAGAG AACCACAGGGATTGGCAAGCTGAAGATGAAGAGTGTACGGAAGGAACGACCGCAGCAGTAGCTCTAGAAACTTGCCAGcgtaataataacaacaataatattaacaatagtaacaacaacaataataacggTAGTAATAGTAGCAACAGTAACGGCACCAACAATAACAACG GACTCGGTCATTACGGACACCATCCGGATCCTGGAGACGTCGATCTACCTCCAGAGACCCAACCTACACCACCCAGTGCAACGTTAGTCGGTACGACGATCACCCATCTGAGAGATCCGGATCATCATGCGACAG AGATCCAAAATTGTGACAGTGTAAAGATCAAGTTCGAAACGTTACACACCATGGATTCGTCGGATACGATCGACATCGACAGCCACATGTCGGACCGGGCGAGCGTCAGTTCAAAGAACGCGGCCGACAACGACAACATGATGATGATCACCCCGGAACTACTCGGTCTGATGCCTTCTGGAAGCTCGGTTCACTCGGATTCCGGCGAGAACAACTCGAGGGGCCATTCAGGCCAGTCCAGTTCTCACCATCACGGCTCCAAGTCGTGGACCCAGGAGGACATGGACGCCGCGTTGGAAGCGTTGCGAAACCACGACATGAGCCTGACGAAAGCATCTG CAACATTTGGTATACCGTCGACGACGTTATGGCAACGAGCGCATCGATTAGGTATCGACACGCCAAAAAAAGACGGTCCAACTAAGTCGTGGAGCGACGAGAGTTTGAACAACGCTCTCGAAGCACTGCGAACCGGTACGATCTCGGCGAATAAAGCGTCGAAGGCGTATGGCATACCTTCCAGTACGTTGTATAAAATCGCGAGGAGGGAAGGCATCAGACTGGCCGCGCCATTCAACGCGAGTCCTACCACTTGGTCGCCCGCTGATCTCGATCGCGCCCTCGAAGCAATCAGATCCGGCCAAACATCAGTGCAAAGAGCGTCCACGGAATTCGGCATACCGACCGGCACGCTATACGGTAGATGCAAGAGGGAGGGCATCGAACTTAGCAGGAGTAATCCTACGCCCTGGAGCGAGGACGCCATGACGGATGCCCTCGAAGCCGTCAG ATTAGGACACATGAGCATCAATCAAGCTGCTATTCACTATAATCTACCATATTCTTCTTTGTATGGTCGTTTCAAAAGGGGGAAATACGAAGAGCCAGCTGTTGGTGACTTGTCGCAAGACGGCAGCAATCCTCATTTCCATCAGAGTCCAACTCAGAATCATTCATCGGCGGTTCCGGATCAAATGCCGTACCAGGGCAGCTGA
- the Psq gene encoding pipsqueak isoform X1 — METDRYWGVHYSGGMAGQHYCLRWNNYQSNMTSVFHQLLQTEAFVDVTLACNEASLKAHKVVLSACSSYFQKLLLSNPCKHPTIIMPQDVCFNDLKFIIEFVYRGEIDVSQAELQSLLKTADQLKIKGLCEVPESRDGPPSVSLSSPPREPGTPRINFTKLKRHHPRYKRARTSFEPRATDSRHYDRYKEEESNENYNRENKENHRDWQAEDEECTEGTTAAVALETCQRNNNNNNINNSNNNNNNGSNSSNSNGTNNNNGDMFCHTGLGHYGHHPDPGDVDLPPETQPTPPSATLVGTTITHLRDPDHHATEIQNCDSVKIKFETLHTMDSSDTIDIDSHMSDRASVSSKNAADNDNMMMITPELLGLMPSGSSVHSDSGENNSRGHSGQSSSHHHGSKSWTQEDMDAALEALRNHDMSLTKASATFGIPSTTLWQRAHRLGIDTPKKDGPTKSWSDESLNNALEALRTGTISANKASKAYGIPSSTLYKIARREGIRLAAPFNASPTTWSPADLDRALEAIRSGQTSVQRASTEFGIPTGTLYGRCKREGIELSRSNPTPWSEDAMTDALEAVRLGHMSINQAAIHYNLPYSSLYGRFKRGKYEEPAVGDLSQDGSNPHFHQSPTQNHSSAVPDQMPYQGS, encoded by the exons ATGGAGACGGATCGTTATTGGGGCGTGCACTACAG CGGCGGTATGGCCGGGCAGCACTACTGCCTGCGCTGGAACAATTACCAATCAAACATGACGTCCGTTTTCCACCAACTCCTTCAAACGGAAGCCTTCGTGGACGTCACGCTAGCGTGTAACGAGGCTTCCTTGAAGGCGCACAAG GTGGTATTGTCAGCCTGCAGTTCCTACTTTCAAAAGCTTCTGCTCTCGAACCCGTGCAAGCATCCGACAATCATCATGCCACAGGACGTTTGTTTCAATGATCTCAAGTTCATCATTGAGTTTGTCTACAGGGGCGAAATCGACGTGTCACAGGCGGAACTTCAG TCACTGTTGAAAACAGCCGATCAGCTCAAAATCAAGGGTCTCTGCGAGGTTCCGGAAAGCAGAGACGGTCCACCATCAGTTAGTCTGAGTTCGCCACCAAGAGAACCCGGCACTCCTAGAATAAATTTCACCAAACTGAAACGACACCATCCGAGGTACAAGAGAGCCAGAACGAGCTTTGAGCCTCGCGCGACAGATTCAAGGCACTACGACAGATACAAAGAAGAGGAGTCGAACGAAAATTACAATCGAGAGAACAAAGAG AACCACAGGGATTGGCAAGCTGAAGATGAAGAGTGTACGGAAGGAACGACCGCAGCAGTAGCTCTAGAAACTTGCCAGcgtaataataacaacaataatattaacaatagtaacaacaacaataataacggTAGTAATAGTAGCAACAGTAACGGCACCAACAATAACAACG GTGACATGTTTTGTCATACAGGACTCGGTCATTACGGACACCATCCGGATCCTGGAGACGTCGATCTACCTCCAGAGACCCAACCTACACCACCCAGTGCAACGTTAGTCGGTACGACGATCACCCATCTGAGAGATCCGGATCATCATGCGACAG AGATCCAAAATTGTGACAGTGTAAAGATCAAGTTCGAAACGTTACACACCATGGATTCGTCGGATACGATCGACATCGACAGCCACATGTCGGACCGGGCGAGCGTCAGTTCAAAGAACGCGGCCGACAACGACAACATGATGATGATCACCCCGGAACTACTCGGTCTGATGCCTTCTGGAAGCTCGGTTCACTCGGATTCCGGCGAGAACAACTCGAGGGGCCATTCAGGCCAGTCCAGTTCTCACCATCACGGCTCCAAGTCGTGGACCCAGGAGGACATGGACGCCGCGTTGGAAGCGTTGCGAAACCACGACATGAGCCTGACGAAAGCATCTG CAACATTTGGTATACCGTCGACGACGTTATGGCAACGAGCGCATCGATTAGGTATCGACACGCCAAAAAAAGACGGTCCAACTAAGTCGTGGAGCGACGAGAGTTTGAACAACGCTCTCGAAGCACTGCGAACCGGTACGATCTCGGCGAATAAAGCGTCGAAGGCGTATGGCATACCTTCCAGTACGTTGTATAAAATCGCGAGGAGGGAAGGCATCAGACTGGCCGCGCCATTCAACGCGAGTCCTACCACTTGGTCGCCCGCTGATCTCGATCGCGCCCTCGAAGCAATCAGATCCGGCCAAACATCAGTGCAAAGAGCGTCCACGGAATTCGGCATACCGACCGGCACGCTATACGGTAGATGCAAGAGGGAGGGCATCGAACTTAGCAGGAGTAATCCTACGCCCTGGAGCGAGGACGCCATGACGGATGCCCTCGAAGCCGTCAG ATTAGGACACATGAGCATCAATCAAGCTGCTATTCACTATAATCTACCATATTCTTCTTTGTATGGTCGTTTCAAAAGGGGGAAATACGAAGAGCCAGCTGTTGGTGACTTGTCGCAAGACGGCAGCAATCCTCATTTCCATCAGAGTCCAACTCAGAATCATTCATCGGCGGTTCCGGATCAAATGCCGTACCAGGGCAGCTGA
- the Psq gene encoding pipsqueak isoform X3, whose translation MVSGGMAGQHYCLRWNNYQSNMTSVFHQLLQTEAFVDVTLACNEASLKAHKVVLSACSSYFQKLLLSNPCKHPTIIMPQDVCFNDLKFIIEFVYRGEIDVSQAELQSLLKTADQLKIKGLCEVPESRDGPPSVSLSSPPREPGTPRINFTKLKRHHPRYKRARTSFEPRATDSRHYDRYKEEESNENYNRENKENHRDWQAEDEECTEGTTAAVALETCQRNNNNNNINNSNNNNNNGSNSSNSNGTNNNNGDMFCHTGLGHYGHHPDPGDVDLPPETQPTPPSATLVGTTITHLRDPDHHATEIQNCDSVKIKFETLHTMDSSDTIDIDSHMSDRASVSSKNAADNDNMMMITPELLGLMPSGSSVHSDSGENNSRGHSGQSSSHHHGSKSWTQEDMDAALEALRNHDMSLTKASATFGIPSTTLWQRAHRLGIDTPKKDGPTKSWSDESLNNALEALRTGTISANKASKAYGIPSSTLYKIARREGIRLAAPFNASPTTWSPADLDRALEAIRSGQTSVQRASTEFGIPTGTLYGRCKREGIELSRSNPTPWSEDAMTDALEAVRLGHMSINQAAIHYNLPYSSLYGRFKRGKYEEPAVGDLSQDGSNPHFHQSPTQNHSSAVPDQMPYQGS comes from the exons CGGCGGTATGGCCGGGCAGCACTACTGCCTGCGCTGGAACAATTACCAATCAAACATGACGTCCGTTTTCCACCAACTCCTTCAAACGGAAGCCTTCGTGGACGTCACGCTAGCGTGTAACGAGGCTTCCTTGAAGGCGCACAAG GTGGTATTGTCAGCCTGCAGTTCCTACTTTCAAAAGCTTCTGCTCTCGAACCCGTGCAAGCATCCGACAATCATCATGCCACAGGACGTTTGTTTCAATGATCTCAAGTTCATCATTGAGTTTGTCTACAGGGGCGAAATCGACGTGTCACAGGCGGAACTTCAG TCACTGTTGAAAACAGCCGATCAGCTCAAAATCAAGGGTCTCTGCGAGGTTCCGGAAAGCAGAGACGGTCCACCATCAGTTAGTCTGAGTTCGCCACCAAGAGAACCCGGCACTCCTAGAATAAATTTCACCAAACTGAAACGACACCATCCGAGGTACAAGAGAGCCAGAACGAGCTTTGAGCCTCGCGCGACAGATTCAAGGCACTACGACAGATACAAAGAAGAGGAGTCGAACGAAAATTACAATCGAGAGAACAAAGAG AACCACAGGGATTGGCAAGCTGAAGATGAAGAGTGTACGGAAGGAACGACCGCAGCAGTAGCTCTAGAAACTTGCCAGcgtaataataacaacaataatattaacaatagtaacaacaacaataataacggTAGTAATAGTAGCAACAGTAACGGCACCAACAATAACAACG GTGACATGTTTTGTCATACAGGACTCGGTCATTACGGACACCATCCGGATCCTGGAGACGTCGATCTACCTCCAGAGACCCAACCTACACCACCCAGTGCAACGTTAGTCGGTACGACGATCACCCATCTGAGAGATCCGGATCATCATGCGACAG AGATCCAAAATTGTGACAGTGTAAAGATCAAGTTCGAAACGTTACACACCATGGATTCGTCGGATACGATCGACATCGACAGCCACATGTCGGACCGGGCGAGCGTCAGTTCAAAGAACGCGGCCGACAACGACAACATGATGATGATCACCCCGGAACTACTCGGTCTGATGCCTTCTGGAAGCTCGGTTCACTCGGATTCCGGCGAGAACAACTCGAGGGGCCATTCAGGCCAGTCCAGTTCTCACCATCACGGCTCCAAGTCGTGGACCCAGGAGGACATGGACGCCGCGTTGGAAGCGTTGCGAAACCACGACATGAGCCTGACGAAAGCATCTG CAACATTTGGTATACCGTCGACGACGTTATGGCAACGAGCGCATCGATTAGGTATCGACACGCCAAAAAAAGACGGTCCAACTAAGTCGTGGAGCGACGAGAGTTTGAACAACGCTCTCGAAGCACTGCGAACCGGTACGATCTCGGCGAATAAAGCGTCGAAGGCGTATGGCATACCTTCCAGTACGTTGTATAAAATCGCGAGGAGGGAAGGCATCAGACTGGCCGCGCCATTCAACGCGAGTCCTACCACTTGGTCGCCCGCTGATCTCGATCGCGCCCTCGAAGCAATCAGATCCGGCCAAACATCAGTGCAAAGAGCGTCCACGGAATTCGGCATACCGACCGGCACGCTATACGGTAGATGCAAGAGGGAGGGCATCGAACTTAGCAGGAGTAATCCTACGCCCTGGAGCGAGGACGCCATGACGGATGCCCTCGAAGCCGTCAG ATTAGGACACATGAGCATCAATCAAGCTGCTATTCACTATAATCTACCATATTCTTCTTTGTATGGTCGTTTCAAAAGGGGGAAATACGAAGAGCCAGCTGTTGGTGACTTGTCGCAAGACGGCAGCAATCCTCATTTCCATCAGAGTCCAACTCAGAATCATTCATCGGCGGTTCCGGATCAAATGCCGTACCAGGGCAGCTGA
- the Psq gene encoding pipsqueak isoform X4 translates to MAGQHYCLRWNNYQSNMTSVFHQLLQTEAFVDVTLACNEASLKAHKVVLSACSSYFQKLLLSNPCKHPTIIMPQDVCFNDLKFIIEFVYRGEIDVSQAELQSLLKTADQLKIKGLCEVPESRDGPPSVSLSSPPREPGTPRINFTKLKRHHPRYKRARTSFEPRATDSRHYDRYKEEESNENYNRENKENHRDWQAEDEECTEGTTAAVALETCQRNNNNNNINNSNNNNNNGSNSSNSNGTNNNNGDMFCHTGLGHYGHHPDPGDVDLPPETQPTPPSATLVGTTITHLRDPDHHATEIQNCDSVKIKFETLHTMDSSDTIDIDSHMSDRASVSSKNAADNDNMMMITPELLGLMPSGSSVHSDSGENNSRGHSGQSSSHHHGSKSWTQEDMDAALEALRNHDMSLTKASATFGIPSTTLWQRAHRLGIDTPKKDGPTKSWSDESLNNALEALRTGTISANKASKAYGIPSSTLYKIARREGIRLAAPFNASPTTWSPADLDRALEAIRSGQTSVQRASTEFGIPTGTLYGRCKREGIELSRSNPTPWSEDAMTDALEAVRLGHMSINQAAIHYNLPYSSLYGRFKRGKYEEPAVGDLSQDGSNPHFHQSPTQNHSSAVPDQMPYQGS, encoded by the exons ATGGCCGGGCAGCACTACTGCCTGCGCTGGAACAATTACCAATCAAACATGACGTCCGTTTTCCACCAACTCCTTCAAACGGAAGCCTTCGTGGACGTCACGCTAGCGTGTAACGAGGCTTCCTTGAAGGCGCACAAG GTGGTATTGTCAGCCTGCAGTTCCTACTTTCAAAAGCTTCTGCTCTCGAACCCGTGCAAGCATCCGACAATCATCATGCCACAGGACGTTTGTTTCAATGATCTCAAGTTCATCATTGAGTTTGTCTACAGGGGCGAAATCGACGTGTCACAGGCGGAACTTCAG TCACTGTTGAAAACAGCCGATCAGCTCAAAATCAAGGGTCTCTGCGAGGTTCCGGAAAGCAGAGACGGTCCACCATCAGTTAGTCTGAGTTCGCCACCAAGAGAACCCGGCACTCCTAGAATAAATTTCACCAAACTGAAACGACACCATCCGAGGTACAAGAGAGCCAGAACGAGCTTTGAGCCTCGCGCGACAGATTCAAGGCACTACGACAGATACAAAGAAGAGGAGTCGAACGAAAATTACAATCGAGAGAACAAAGAG AACCACAGGGATTGGCAAGCTGAAGATGAAGAGTGTACGGAAGGAACGACCGCAGCAGTAGCTCTAGAAACTTGCCAGcgtaataataacaacaataatattaacaatagtaacaacaacaataataacggTAGTAATAGTAGCAACAGTAACGGCACCAACAATAACAACG GTGACATGTTTTGTCATACAGGACTCGGTCATTACGGACACCATCCGGATCCTGGAGACGTCGATCTACCTCCAGAGACCCAACCTACACCACCCAGTGCAACGTTAGTCGGTACGACGATCACCCATCTGAGAGATCCGGATCATCATGCGACAG AGATCCAAAATTGTGACAGTGTAAAGATCAAGTTCGAAACGTTACACACCATGGATTCGTCGGATACGATCGACATCGACAGCCACATGTCGGACCGGGCGAGCGTCAGTTCAAAGAACGCGGCCGACAACGACAACATGATGATGATCACCCCGGAACTACTCGGTCTGATGCCTTCTGGAAGCTCGGTTCACTCGGATTCCGGCGAGAACAACTCGAGGGGCCATTCAGGCCAGTCCAGTTCTCACCATCACGGCTCCAAGTCGTGGACCCAGGAGGACATGGACGCCGCGTTGGAAGCGTTGCGAAACCACGACATGAGCCTGACGAAAGCATCTG CAACATTTGGTATACCGTCGACGACGTTATGGCAACGAGCGCATCGATTAGGTATCGACACGCCAAAAAAAGACGGTCCAACTAAGTCGTGGAGCGACGAGAGTTTGAACAACGCTCTCGAAGCACTGCGAACCGGTACGATCTCGGCGAATAAAGCGTCGAAGGCGTATGGCATACCTTCCAGTACGTTGTATAAAATCGCGAGGAGGGAAGGCATCAGACTGGCCGCGCCATTCAACGCGAGTCCTACCACTTGGTCGCCCGCTGATCTCGATCGCGCCCTCGAAGCAATCAGATCCGGCCAAACATCAGTGCAAAGAGCGTCCACGGAATTCGGCATACCGACCGGCACGCTATACGGTAGATGCAAGAGGGAGGGCATCGAACTTAGCAGGAGTAATCCTACGCCCTGGAGCGAGGACGCCATGACGGATGCCCTCGAAGCCGTCAG ATTAGGACACATGAGCATCAATCAAGCTGCTATTCACTATAATCTACCATATTCTTCTTTGTATGGTCGTTTCAAAAGGGGGAAATACGAAGAGCCAGCTGTTGGTGACTTGTCGCAAGACGGCAGCAATCCTCATTTCCATCAGAGTCCAACTCAGAATCATTCATCGGCGGTTCCGGATCAAATGCCGTACCAGGGCAGCTGA
- the LOC143305670 gene encoding uncharacterized protein LOC143305670, with translation MAAYTTATFASLSPSSCLSRSRSLFLSRVCTHIYTYIYVYTVSIGTFTRIHNATFVALVLNRFCPFPFSCKPCIRLRCTVEKHVPALRLFHRVSFVSVQIVFLFSFGHRKSSLLPREPRVHLRRAPARDGRVSLVHRRLASPPVPIPTLVLRAFRHPPPPSHPPSRRRADSRPLRSSPLSTDYPATRQFQPLSPQSGTGQVCWLARSFHAYAQSLSVHHRARIPRESLPRVRARARFNPSLFVASANFAASSATAAATSLSYPFSSSSSSSGSGSDSGSGSGSGSASASASASSRSSSRPLHLLAPPNAVRPQHGAPNAISLSLGFAA, from the exons ATGGcg GCATACACCACTGCGACGTTtgcttctctttctccttcctCCTGCctctctcgttctcgttctctctttctctcccgcgTGTGCacgcatatatatacatatatatatgtatatacagtcTCAATCGGCACGTTCACGCGAATACATAACGCTACCTTTGTTGCGCTCGTGTTAAATCGTTTCTGTCCTTTCCCGTTCTCTTGCAAACCTTGCATCCGTCTTCGTTGTACCGTCGAGAAACACGTTCCGGCTCTTCGTCTTTTCCATCGCGTCTCGTTCGTGTCCGTGCAGATCGTATTTCTGTTCTCGTTCGGCCACAGGAAGTCTTCCTTGCTCCCGCGGGAACCGCGCGTTCATCTTCGTCGCGCACCCGCGAGAGACGGACGCGTTTCGCTCGTACACCGCAGACTTGCTTCTCCTCCGGTCCCCATTCCCACCCTCGTGCTTCGTGCTTTCCGTCACCCCCCTCCTCCCTCCCACCCTCCCTCCCGCCGTCGCGCGGACTCCCGTCCCCTTCGCTCTTCGCCGCTTTCTACCGACTATCCAGCCACCCGCCAGTTTCAACCCCTTTCCCCGCAGTCAGGGACTGGTCAGGTGTGCTGGCTCGCTCGCTCGTTCCACGCGTACGCTCAATCGCTCTCTGTCCACCATCGAGCACGCATCCCCCGCGAGTCTCTTCCTCGTGTACGCGCTCGAGCGCGGTTCAATCCGTCCTTGTTCGTCGCGTCGGCGAATTTCGCGGCGTCctccgccaccgccgccgctaCCTCTCTCTCCTATCccttttcctcctcttcttcctcctccggcTCCGGCTCCGACTCTGGTTCTGGCTCTGGCTCTGGCTCGGCCTCTGCCTCTGCCTCCGCCTCCTCCCGCTCTTCGTCGCGTCCTCTTCATCTCCTCGCTCCTCCGAATGCCGTGCGCCCTCAGCACGGAGCGCCGAATGCCATTTCACTTTCGTTGGGCTTCGCCGCGTAG
- the LOC117606851 gene encoding adenosine 5'-monophosphoramidase HINT3-like isoform X2, protein MATHVDNCIFCKIINNNAPSEKVYEDDDMVCIKDIYPASTHHYLILPRRHIANAKELKPTDAELYDKMISTMHRMFEMQGLNPAETRTGFHWPPFNTVHHLHLHIISPISNMSILKRVMFKPDSYWFVSVDYVKSYLQSNK, encoded by the exons ATGGCCACTCACGTGGATAAttgtattttttgtaaaattataaataataatgcacCGAGCGAAAAAGTATACGAG gaTGACGACATGGTGTGCATTAAAGATATTTATCCAGCTTCGACGCATCATTATTTAATACTTCCAAGGAGGCATATAGCCAATGCAAAGGAACTTAAACCAACTGATGCAGAACTTT ATGACAAAATGATCTCTACCATGCACAGAATGTTCGAAATGCAGGGTTTGAATCCAGCTGAAACTCGTACAGGGTTTCATTGGCCACCATTTAATACAGTGCATCATTTGCATTTACACATTATTTCTCCAATAAGTAATATGAGTATTCTTAAAAGGGTTATGTTTAAACCTGATTCATATTGGTTTGTAAGT gTAGATTATGTAAAATCATACCTTCAATCCAATAAGTAA